The following are encoded in a window of Candidatus Bathyarchaeota archaeon genomic DNA:
- a CDS encoding Em GEA1 (EM1): MTVEEAGRRGGQRTAETHGGDFYSEIGRKGGKIGGPRGGQRVRKLIQEGREHEEE, encoded by the coding sequence ATGACTGTTGAGGAAGCTGGCCGAAGAGGTGGTCAACGGACAGCAGAGACTCATGGGGGAGACTTCTATAGTGAAATTGGTCGTAAGGGTGGAAAAATTGGTGGACCGCGAGGTGGACAAAGAGTCCGTAAACTTATTCAAGAAGGGAGAGAACATGAGGAAGAATAA
- a CDS encoding Glu/Leu/Phe/Val dehydrogenase, whose protein sequence is MSEEQTTLTTALSQLKLASEKLGLDSSLQKMLSHPKRSITVSMDIRMDDGSIGVFNGIRVQHWDARGPFKGGIRYYPDITLDEVKALAMLMTWKCAIADIPFGGAKGGVCVDSKKLSKHELERLTRRYVSLIGDYLGPHRDIPAPDMYTDAQTMAWIMDTYSQLKGYIIPESVTGKPVEIGGSWGRTEATGRGVIHCVKQAAENNGLKLGGASVAIQGFGNVGYHAATAAREIGCKVVAVSDSSGGIFYEEGLNPAAVLAHKEKTGSVQNFEGCKDITNEELLELECDVLIPAAIENQITSKNVDKIKAKMVAEAANGPTTPEADKALYEKGICLIPDILANSGGVTVSYFEWVQNLTREQWTLEKVNRRLEEKMTKAFNDVEAIVAREESDMRTGALMLGVGRVANAIKTLGLWP, encoded by the coding sequence ATGTCGGAAGAACAAACAACATTAACTACCGCTTTATCCCAGCTAAAACTGGCATCCGAAAAACTCGGATTAGATTCAAGCCTCCAAAAAATGCTCAGCCACCCCAAACGCTCCATAACCGTGAGCATGGACATCCGCATGGATGACGGCTCAATCGGCGTCTTTAACGGCATCCGTGTTCAGCACTGGGATGCACGTGGACCATTCAAAGGCGGAATCCGATATTACCCAGACATCACTCTGGATGAGGTGAAGGCGCTGGCTATGCTGATGACTTGGAAATGTGCCATAGCCGACATACCTTTCGGCGGAGCCAAAGGCGGTGTTTGCGTAGACAGCAAAAAACTAAGCAAACACGAACTGGAACGCTTAACACGAAGATACGTGAGCCTAATTGGCGATTATCTTGGTCCACACCGCGACATCCCAGCACCCGACATGTACACTGACGCGCAGACAATGGCTTGGATAATGGACACCTACAGCCAACTAAAAGGCTACATCATACCTGAAAGCGTCACAGGCAAACCCGTAGAAATCGGCGGTTCATGGGGTAGAACCGAAGCCACGGGACGAGGAGTCATCCACTGCGTCAAACAGGCAGCAGAGAACAACGGCTTAAAACTCGGCGGCGCCTCAGTAGCCATTCAGGGTTTTGGCAACGTAGGCTACCACGCGGCAACGGCGGCGAGGGAAATCGGATGCAAAGTCGTAGCTGTTAGCGATTCTAGCGGCGGCATATTCTACGAAGAAGGCTTAAACCCTGCAGCAGTTTTGGCGCATAAAGAAAAAACAGGCAGCGTGCAGAATTTTGAGGGATGCAAGGACATAACCAATGAAGAACTGCTTGAGCTTGAATGCGACGTGCTTATTCCAGCGGCGATTGAGAACCAAATCACCAGCAAGAACGTTGACAAAATCAAAGCCAAAATGGTGGCTGAAGCTGCTAATGGACCGACAACCCCTGAAGCTGACAAGGCGCTCTACGAAAAAGGCATCTGTCTCATCCCTGACATTCTAGCAAACAGCGGCGGCGTCACAGTAAGCTATTTTGAGTGGGTGCAGAATTTGACGCGTGAGCAGTGGACACTTGAAAAAGTGAATCGGAGGCTGGAGGAGAAAATGACGAAAGCCTTCAACGATGTGGAAGCGATTGTTGCACGGGAAGAGAGCGACATGCGAACAGGCGCCTTGATGTTGGGCGTGGGCAGAGTGGCAAACGCCATAAAAACACTAGGACTATGGCCATAA
- a CDS encoding general stress protein B — MTVAEAGRKGGQRTAATHGREFYEEIGRKGGEKVSAERGPEFYSEIGSKGGSERAKQHEGTAEARGKTSLEEAGHRGGQRVRKLIQAGKAHEGE, encoded by the coding sequence ATGACTGTTGCTGAGGCAGGAAGGAAAGGCGGACAAAGAACTGCTGCCACTCATGGGCGAGAGTTCTATGAAGAAATAGGTCGAAAAGGCGGCGAGAAAGTTTCCGCTGAGCGGGGTCCAGAATTCTATAGCGAAATAGGTAGCAAAGGAGGGTCTGAGAGAGCCAAGCAACATGAAGGCACTGCTGAGGCACGAGGAAAAACAAGCCTTGAAGAGGCAGGTCACCGAGGCGGACAGAGAGTCCGCAAGTTAATCCAAGCTGGAAAAGCACATGAAGGAGAATAA
- a CDS encoding stress-induced protein, KGG, repeat-containing protein: protein MTRQEAGKRGGKKVARERGSDFYRIIGRKGGEKVAEERGSEFYREIGRKGGENRAKKT from the coding sequence ATGACGAGGCAAGAGGCTGGAAAAAGAGGCGGCAAAAAAGTAGCGAGAGAAAGGGGTTCTGACTTCTACAGGATAATAGGTAGAAAAGGTGGCGAAAAAGTTGCAGAAGAACGCGGCTCTGAGTTTTACAGAGAAATCGGACGAAAAGGTGGAGAAAACCGGGCCAAGAAGACCTGA
- a CDS encoding RNA-protein complex protein Nop10: MGWQLRKCVNCEKYTLNKTSCPYCGGPVKIPHPPKFSPDDKYLKYRMAQKRSTTQ, encoded by the coding sequence GTGGGATGGCAATTACGCAAATGCGTAAACTGCGAAAAATACACCCTAAACAAAACCAGTTGCCCCTACTGCGGTGGACCAGTAAAAATCCCGCACCCCCCCAAGTTCTCCCCAGATGATAAATACCTTAAATACCGAATGGCACAAAAAAGGAGCACAACACAATGA
- a CDS encoding PAC2 family protein yields MKETYIKEFVQIQPNNPVLIEGLPGLGLVGKIALRYLIKQLKAKKIAYLYSPHFPYFVLVNKKGNARLLRGAFYYYKNPKGNDVLLFTGDSQSQTIEGQYEIADRVLDFAEKNNVKTIATIGGYRMEPKERPKVYIAATSKEIRDKAIQAGATLSASGSPIVGTAGLILGLAKFKKIEAICLLGETRGYLPDPLAAKSVLEVLKGAFNFDLDLEGLDEEISRAEIMAARLQQIEEKRAIQAEETRKQEDKKTTYIS; encoded by the coding sequence ATGAAAGAAACATACATCAAAGAATTCGTTCAAATCCAGCCTAACAACCCTGTCTTAATTGAAGGTCTCCCAGGCTTAGGCTTAGTCGGTAAAATCGCTTTACGTTACTTAATCAAACAATTAAAAGCCAAAAAAATCGCTTATTTATACTCACCACACTTCCCTTACTTCGTTTTAGTTAACAAAAAAGGCAATGCACGGTTGTTGCGAGGAGCATTCTATTATTACAAAAATCCCAAAGGCAACGACGTTCTTCTCTTCACAGGCGATAGCCAATCACAAACAATCGAAGGACAATACGAAATCGCCGACCGCGTGTTAGACTTTGCAGAAAAAAATAATGTGAAAACAATCGCAACCATCGGTGGCTATCGCATGGAACCTAAAGAAAGACCTAAAGTCTACATAGCAGCAACGAGCAAAGAAATCCGAGACAAAGCCATACAAGCAGGAGCAACTCTTAGCGCTTCAGGTAGTCCAATCGTCGGAACCGCAGGGCTGATACTTGGGCTTGCAAAATTCAAAAAAATAGAGGCAATATGCTTGTTAGGTGAAACACGTGGCTATTTGCCTGATCCTCTCGCAGCAAAAAGTGTTTTAGAGGTGTTGAAAGGAGCTTTCAATTTTGACCTAGACCTTGAGGGCTTAGATGAAGAAATAAGCCGAGCTGAAATCATGGCTGCACGTTTACAACAAATTGAAGAAAAACGCGCCATCCAAGCTGAGGAAACACGCAAGCAAGAAGACAAAAAAACCACATATATATCCTAA
- a CDS encoding 30S ribosomal protein S27e, translating to MSEWNKLIPKPRSLFLRVKCRKCGNEQLLFSNAVNKITCNVCGETLATPTGGRAKLNAEVLTVLE from the coding sequence ATGTCAGAATGGAACAAACTCATCCCCAAACCAAGAAGCCTCTTCCTGCGCGTAAAATGCCGAAAATGCGGCAACGAACAACTCCTCTTCAGCAACGCAGTCAACAAAATCACCTGCAACGTATGCGGAGAAACACTTGCCACACCTACAGGCGGCAGAGCAAAACTCAACGCTGAAGTCCTCACAGTTCTCGAATAA
- a CDS encoding glutamate synthase-related protein has product MSERVHKNSSYLNGKSTVGTNTRVKDTSTISGMCPICIRDCPVLCEISLSAFRGREALYPEPAQFGTSTAGALKNFGLDWSHFSIQAGLFEAQGIPETSEAAIFPNVNTETVVGGMPLKLPILTGAFGSTEVARANWDALAIGAALSGVSVTIGENIAGMDVEASLANGKITHSPELKRRVDSFRKFWDGKYGDVIIQTNVEDQRLGIDVYALSKLEVNIIERKWGQGAKAIGGEVRLKSLEKALLLKKRGYVVIPDPEDPVVQQAFKDGVFNTFERHSRVGIPKEKSFLEDIEWLRKQGAKKVFLKTGAYRPSAVAYTMKWASEAKIDALSFDGAGGGTGMSPVPMMDEMSIPTLYLQALVLQCAQILKKKGKYVPDLVMAGGFIEETSIFKTIALSNFGQGPLVKAVLMGRSPITAAMKASYFKQLAAEGKLPKNFVEKFGATPDKFFIAIPELKAKYGKRFGEIPLESIGVYTYLTDRVGVGLKQLMAGNRKWKLSLLNRGDLMSLSTIATQVTGIPLAHEVENDVVKKILDY; this is encoded by the coding sequence ATGAGCGAAAGAGTACATAAAAACAGTTCATATTTAAACGGTAAATCAACAGTTGGAACAAACACACGTGTGAAAGACACAAGCACAATCAGCGGCATGTGCCCCATATGCATTCGGGACTGCCCAGTGCTCTGTGAAATCAGCCTATCAGCTTTCAGGGGAAGAGAAGCACTCTATCCTGAACCAGCCCAATTCGGAACCAGCACAGCTGGTGCACTAAAGAACTTTGGGTTAGACTGGTCGCATTTTAGCATCCAAGCAGGACTCTTCGAAGCGCAAGGCATACCGGAAACATCAGAAGCAGCCATATTCCCAAATGTCAACACGGAAACAGTCGTCGGTGGAATGCCACTCAAACTCCCAATTCTAACAGGCGCTTTCGGCTCCACAGAAGTAGCACGCGCAAACTGGGATGCCCTAGCCATCGGCGCAGCTCTCTCAGGCGTATCAGTAACCATCGGAGAAAACATTGCAGGCATGGACGTTGAAGCATCACTAGCTAACGGAAAGATAACCCATTCACCAGAGCTAAAACGCAGAGTTGATTCATTTAGGAAGTTTTGGGATGGAAAATACGGAGACGTAATCATTCAGACAAACGTCGAAGACCAAAGACTAGGCATAGATGTATACGCTCTATCGAAGCTGGAAGTTAACATTATTGAACGCAAATGGGGTCAAGGTGCCAAAGCCATCGGCGGCGAAGTACGCTTAAAGAGTCTAGAAAAAGCCCTTCTGCTCAAGAAACGCGGTTACGTTGTCATCCCAGACCCTGAAGACCCAGTGGTACAGCAAGCATTCAAAGACGGCGTATTCAACACTTTCGAGCGCCACAGCAGAGTCGGAATACCCAAAGAGAAAAGTTTCCTAGAAGACATCGAGTGGCTCCGCAAACAAGGCGCCAAGAAAGTTTTCCTCAAAACAGGTGCTTACCGACCCAGCGCGGTTGCATACACTATGAAATGGGCTTCCGAAGCAAAAATCGATGCACTCAGTTTTGACGGCGCAGGCGGCGGAACAGGCATGAGCCCAGTGCCCATGATGGATGAAATGAGCATCCCAACACTGTACCTGCAAGCGCTAGTGCTACAGTGCGCACAGATACTCAAAAAGAAAGGCAAATACGTTCCTGACCTTGTGATGGCAGGCGGCTTCATCGAAGAAACTAGCATATTCAAAACAATCGCCCTCAGCAACTTCGGGCAAGGACCACTAGTCAAAGCAGTCCTGATGGGACGCTCACCAATCACTGCAGCCATGAAAGCAAGCTACTTCAAACAACTCGCAGCAGAAGGCAAACTGCCAAAGAATTTCGTGGAAAAGTTCGGCGCAACACCAGACAAATTCTTCATAGCTATCCCAGAACTCAAAGCAAAATACGGAAAACGCTTCGGCGAAATCCCGCTGGAAAGCATAGGCGTCTACACTTACCTAACCGACAGAGTCGGCGTTGGCCTCAAGCAACTCATGGCAGGCAACCGCAAATGGAAACTTAGCTTGCTCAACAGAGGCGACCTCATGAGCCTGAGCACAATAGCCACACAAGTCACAGGCATTCCATTGGCACATGAAGTAGAAAACGACGTAGTCAAAAAAATCCTTGACTACTAA
- the wecB gene encoding UDP-N-acetylglucosamine 2-epimerase (non-hydrolyzing) translates to MKHVAVIAGTRPEIIKMAPIIRALQKAKIPFLFVHCGQHYDYNMSQQFIENLDLQAPDYALKIEASSPGAQTAEIMMKMDQLLEKVEPSIVLVEGDTNSVLSVALAANKRVIPIGHVEAGLRSFDLRMPEEHNRRLTDHISEYLFAPTERAKANLLRENVWGKIFLTGNTAIDAVNEHLPIAEKKSAIMEKIPFETFALATAHRAENVDNIEVLKAFVGVLSKSPIPIVYPMHPRTRKRLQENDILTKIEKLKNLLILPPLGYLDFLMLMKKCSLIITDSGGIQEEATAPVIRKRVLVIRLSTERQEAVEAGFAKVVGTEENKIMLALKEAVDYEGELPAVSPFGDGTAGVKTVEIIRKSFS, encoded by the coding sequence ATGAAACATGTTGCAGTGATTGCAGGAACTAGACCTGAAATAATCAAGATGGCTCCGATAATTCGAGCCCTCCAAAAAGCCAAAATTCCTTTTCTATTTGTTCACTGCGGGCAACACTACGACTACAATATGTCCCAGCAATTCATCGAAAATCTTGATCTACAAGCACCAGATTATGCTCTAAAAATTGAAGCATCATCCCCTGGGGCGCAAACAGCAGAAATAATGATGAAGATGGACCAATTGCTGGAAAAGGTTGAGCCCTCCATCGTTCTCGTTGAAGGCGACACCAACAGCGTCCTCTCAGTAGCATTAGCGGCAAATAAGCGAGTTATTCCAATTGGCCACGTGGAGGCGGGGCTTAGAAGTTTTGATCTTCGAATGCCTGAAGAGCACAATCGACGCTTAACTGACCACATTTCTGAGTACTTGTTTGCACCAACAGAGCGAGCGAAAGCTAATCTTTTAAGAGAGAATGTTTGGGGCAAAATCTTCCTCACAGGCAACACAGCTATCGATGCTGTAAACGAGCATCTGCCGATTGCAGAAAAGAAATCAGCCATAATGGAAAAGATACCGTTTGAAACTTTCGCATTGGCAACGGCTCATAGAGCAGAAAACGTGGACAACATTGAGGTTCTCAAGGCTTTTGTGGGGGTTCTCTCGAAATCGCCTATTCCGATTGTTTATCCAATGCATCCCCGAACTAGAAAAAGGTTACAGGAAAACGACATACTAACGAAGATAGAGAAGCTGAAGAATTTGCTGATTCTGCCACCTTTAGGTTACTTGGATTTTCTGATGCTCATGAAAAAATGTAGCTTAATAATCACTGATTCGGGTGGAATCCAAGAAGAAGCAACTGCGCCAGTCATACGAAAACGTGTGCTTGTGATTCGCTTGTCAACTGAACGGCAAGAAGCGGTGGAAGCGGGATTTGCCAAGGTAGTTGGAACTGAGGAGAACAAGATTATGTTAGCCCTTAAAGAAGCGGTTGATTATGAGGGAGAGTTACCTGCGGTTTCGCCTTTTGGTGATGGCACTGCCGGCGTGAAAACTGTCGAAATAATTAGGAAAAGTTTTTCTTAG
- a CDS encoding DUF2795 domain-containing protein yields the protein MKNTSSQSTATRRRGIGQGRGTRRQYTDKSGRSGRVSPAIVEKYLKGMHYPAEKKNLVNNAKTKDAPDDVMNLISRLPDKTYNSPIDITKEIGKIE from the coding sequence GTGAAAAACACGAGTAGTCAATCAACCGCGACAAGGCGTAGAGGAATAGGTCAGGGCAGAGGTACAAGAAGGCAATACACAGATAAAAGCGGGCGATCTGGGCGTGTAAGCCCAGCAATAGTTGAAAAATATCTTAAAGGGATGCATTATCCAGCAGAAAAGAAAAACCTTGTCAATAACGCAAAGACTAAAGATGCACCTGATGACGTAATGAACTTAATCAGTAGGCTACCTGATAAAACATACAACTCACCTATTGATATAACAAAAGAAATAGGAAAAATCGAGTAG
- a CDS encoding Em GEA1 (EM1), translating to MAEERKKGQMSVEEAGRLGGQKGGRKTAETHGREFYEEIGHKGGQKVRRLIQEGKEHEEE from the coding sequence ATGGCAGAGGAAAGAAAGAAGGGACAGATGAGCGTTGAAGAAGCCGGTCGATTGGGCGGTCAAAAAGGTGGGCGGAAGACCGCTGAGACTCATGGGCGAGAGTTCTATGAAGAAATAGGTCATAAAGGTGGACAAAAAGTTCGCAGGCTTATTCAGGAAGGAAAGGAGCATGAAGAAGAATGA
- a CDS encoding Em GEA1 (EM1) — MSEKKKGKMTVEEAGRLGGEKTAKTHGEEFYSEIGQKGGQRVRKLIQEGKAREEE; from the coding sequence TTGAGTGAAAAAAAGAAAGGTAAAATGACTGTTGAGGAGGCCGGGCGGCTGGGTGGAGAAAAAACCGCTAAGACCCATGGTGAAGAATTTTACAGCGAAATCGGTCAAAAGGGTGGTCAACGAGTCCGCAAGCTCATACAAGAGGGAAAAGCCCGAGAAGAAGAATAG
- a CDS encoding 50S ribosomal protein L44e has product MNVPKEVKTYCPKCKTHQLHSVTLYKAGKRRALAKGERHHEREKKGYGGQKYPLQHEFAKTTKKQTLRLKCKKCNYMRHKDGIRLRKLVIQ; this is encoded by the coding sequence TTGAACGTTCCCAAAGAAGTAAAAACTTACTGTCCAAAATGTAAAACTCACCAACTTCACAGTGTAACCCTCTACAAAGCCGGCAAACGCCGAGCACTCGCCAAAGGCGAACGCCACCACGAAAGAGAAAAGAAGGGTTACGGCGGACAAAAATACCCCTTACAACATGAATTCGCAAAAACAACCAAAAAACAAACCCTGCGTCTAAAATGCAAAAAATGCAACTACATGCGCCACAAAGACGGCATCCGCCTAAGAAAACTAGTTATACAATAA
- a CDS encoding translation initiation factor IF-2 subunit alpha translates to MAERKPQWPEPGDLVIATIETVTDYGAYAKLDEYEKRGLLHVSEISSSWIRNIRDFVREGQKVVLKVLRVDPEKGHIDLSLRRVTKRERIEKILSWKKERKAEALIRGVAEKVGLTSEEVYQKAGTIVEEKFGLYEGFEKAAIEGPEALTEIGVPENIAKAFAQVAQERIHVKMVKVKGVLEIRCMKPNGVKLIKDAFKNAKKEKIKDANIKFYVIAAPKYSIEVLAENYKRAEEVMQKTAENVITNITKVGGQGTFRREK, encoded by the coding sequence ATGGCTGAGCGTAAGCCCCAATGGCCAGAACCAGGCGACCTAGTCATCGCCACCATAGAAACAGTCACTGACTATGGCGCTTACGCAAAACTTGATGAATACGAGAAACGCGGTTTACTCCACGTATCCGAAATCTCATCCTCATGGATAAGAAACATCCGGGACTTTGTCCGAGAAGGACAAAAGGTAGTCCTGAAAGTTCTGCGTGTTGACCCAGAAAAAGGCCACATCGACTTATCCCTAAGAAGAGTCACAAAAAGAGAAAGAATCGAAAAAATTCTTTCATGGAAAAAAGAAAGAAAAGCCGAAGCCCTAATCCGCGGAGTGGCAGAAAAAGTTGGCTTAACCAGCGAAGAAGTCTACCAAAAAGCTGGCACAATAGTGGAAGAAAAATTCGGATTGTACGAAGGGTTTGAAAAAGCAGCAATCGAAGGTCCAGAAGCCTTAACAGAAATCGGCGTTCCAGAAAACATCGCCAAAGCATTTGCTCAGGTAGCACAGGAACGTATACACGTAAAAATGGTGAAAGTGAAAGGTGTTCTTGAAATCCGTTGCATGAAACCTAACGGTGTAAAACTAATTAAAGATGCTTTCAAAAACGCAAAAAAAGAAAAAATAAAAGACGCCAACATAAAGTTCTACGTTATAGCTGCGCCAAAATATAGTATCGAAGTCTTAGCTGAAAACTATAAACGCGCCGAAGAGGTCATGCAAAAAACCGCAGAGAACGTAATTACAAACATAACAAAAGTGGGCGGACAAGGCACTTTTAGAAGGGAAAAATAG
- a CDS encoding minichromosome maintenance protein MCM — protein MTLEAIDPQQRFQEFFKKEKYRQRIAQLAITGKGSLTIDFEELYGFDQALAEQLLNKPEEYLQHAGKGAYEQLRIEDAEYAEKIEKIIVRIVKLLGKEQLRRLGSRQMSKLVMVEGIVVRATPVRPMVQVAAFKCKRCGTINQVEQTGQFLKAPAVCMAPDCGRDGPFEFVQEESSFIDSQDLRLQEKPEDLPPGQLPRVLAVKLVGDEIVDVARPGDHVSIVGIVRAFAPSLMGMGKLRTFILQLDANSIEVLGKEPETSPPTPEEEEKIIKLSKDPWVHRKIMSSIAPSIFGYEHIKEAIMYLLFGGVSKSLPDVTVRGEMNALLIGDPGTAKSQMLQYVSRIAPRGLYTSGRGTTAAGLTAAVVREKGGSMSLEAGALVLADKGIACIDEMDKMRPEDRVAIHEAMEQHTVSVAKGGIVATLNARTAVLAAANPSLGRYEPNRTVAENISLPVTILSRFDLIFVLRDAPNKEADGKMSRHILEIHRRGMSPVEAQVDAELLRKYISYAKGVKPELGEEALKRLSDFYLAMRSASESEGSPVAITARQLESLVRIAEARARVALRNEVTAEDAEAAIAIMKRSLEEVGIDMSSYKVDIDLIMTGRPKSIRDRLHVVLSTLMSMEKVTGMVEKDLLVNELETKHKIPRGEVERMISQLLREGTIYEPREGSLKKT, from the coding sequence ATGACACTAGAAGCCATCGACCCCCAACAACGCTTCCAAGAATTCTTCAAAAAAGAAAAGTATCGACAACGTATAGCACAGTTAGCAATCACAGGTAAAGGCTCACTCACAATTGATTTCGAAGAACTCTACGGATTTGACCAAGCACTAGCCGAGCAACTCCTAAACAAACCCGAAGAATACCTCCAACACGCAGGCAAAGGCGCATACGAACAACTCAGAATCGAGGACGCGGAATACGCTGAAAAAATCGAAAAAATCATCGTCAGAATCGTAAAGCTCCTAGGAAAAGAACAGCTCCGCAGACTCGGCTCAAGACAAATGAGCAAACTAGTAATGGTCGAAGGCATAGTCGTCCGAGCAACACCTGTGCGACCCATGGTTCAAGTCGCAGCCTTCAAATGCAAACGCTGCGGCACCATAAACCAAGTTGAACAAACAGGACAGTTCCTCAAAGCACCAGCAGTCTGCATGGCTCCCGACTGTGGAAGAGATGGACCCTTCGAATTTGTTCAAGAAGAATCAAGCTTCATAGACTCACAAGACCTAAGACTACAAGAAAAACCCGAAGACCTTCCCCCAGGGCAACTGCCGAGAGTTTTAGCGGTCAAGCTAGTCGGCGACGAAATAGTTGACGTGGCAAGACCAGGAGACCATGTTTCAATAGTCGGTATCGTGCGAGCTTTTGCTCCATCGCTAATGGGCATGGGAAAACTACGTACATTCATTCTCCAACTAGACGCCAACTCGATAGAAGTGCTTGGCAAAGAGCCCGAAACATCACCGCCCACACCTGAGGAAGAAGAAAAAATAATCAAACTCTCAAAAGACCCGTGGGTGCACCGCAAAATCATGAGTTCAATTGCGCCCTCAATCTTCGGTTATGAACACATCAAAGAAGCCATCATGTACCTGCTCTTCGGCGGAGTTTCAAAAAGCCTCCCAGACGTAACGGTAAGAGGTGAAATGAACGCGCTTCTCATCGGTGACCCAGGCACAGCCAAATCCCAAATGCTCCAGTACGTTTCAAGAATAGCACCAAGAGGGCTCTACACTTCAGGCAGAGGCACCACCGCGGCAGGATTAACCGCAGCGGTAGTCCGAGAAAAAGGCGGAAGCATGAGTCTTGAAGCAGGAGCACTAGTCCTCGCAGACAAAGGCATCGCATGCATCGACGAAATGGACAAAATGCGACCTGAAGACCGCGTTGCCATTCACGAGGCCATGGAGCAACATACCGTCTCAGTCGCGAAAGGAGGCATAGTCGCCACGTTAAACGCTAGAACCGCGGTTCTTGCAGCCGCCAACCCATCACTAGGCAGATATGAACCCAACCGAACCGTAGCAGAAAACATCTCACTGCCAGTCACCATCTTATCACGTTTTGACTTGATTTTTGTGCTTCGTGATGCCCCAAACAAGGAGGCAGATGGAAAAATGTCGCGGCACATCCTAGAAATTCACCGAAGAGGAATGAGCCCTGTCGAAGCGCAAGTTGATGCAGAACTATTGCGCAAATATATCAGCTACGCCAAGGGAGTCAAACCTGAACTCGGTGAAGAAGCACTGAAACGGCTCAGTGACTTCTATTTAGCCATGCGTTCGGCAAGTGAAAGTGAAGGCTCGCCAGTGGCAATTACTGCTCGCCAGCTAGAATCACTTGTTCGTATTGCTGAAGCTCGAGCACGCGTTGCCTTGCGAAACGAAGTGACTGCTGAAGATGCAGAAGCGGCTATAGCGATAATGAAGAGGTCGCTTGAAGAAGTCGGCATTGACATGTCATCCTACAAAGTTGATATTGATTTGATTATGACTGGCAGACCCAAAAGCATCCGTGACAGGTTACATGTTGTGTTGTCAACGCTCATGAGTATGGAGAAAGTAACAGGCATGGTAGAAAAAGACCTGCTGGTGAACGAGTTGGAAACCAAGCACAAGATTCCAAGAGGCGAAGTAGAACGCATGATAAGCCAACTGCTCCGTGAAGGCACAATTTACGAGCCAAGAGAAGGCAGCCTAAAGAAAACCTAA